One window of the Chitinophaga niabensis genome contains the following:
- the hisD gene encoding histidinol dehydrogenase, with protein sequence MQVIRYPEKNTWNTLLQRPVFDTRELEATVSAILADVKATGDAALRKYTLQFDKVTLTDIRVTTAEFEAADAILDESLKNAIRQAALNIEAFHRAQVESVTLIETMPGVQCWRKPVGIEKVGLYIPGGTAPLFSTILMLAIPARLAGCNEIVLCTPPGKDGLVHPAVLWAAHFTGITQVFKTGGVQAIGAMAYGTESVPKVYKIFGPGNQYVTCAKQLVNSAGTAIDMPAGPSEVAVFADDACVPAFVAADLLSQAEHGADSQVLLVTTSEKVIVEVEKEVAAQLALLPRKDLAAKALDNSKLILVKDRDEAMDMLNAYAPEHLIMACENDEALATRVINAGSVFLGNYSPESAGDYASGTNHTLPTNGYATAYSGVSVDSFVKKITFQRLTREGLLALAPSIEAMAAAEGLDAHKNAVSIRIKSN encoded by the coding sequence ATGCAAGTCATCCGCTATCCGGAAAAGAATACATGGAACACATTGCTGCAACGCCCGGTTTTTGATACACGCGAGCTGGAAGCCACCGTGTCTGCCATCCTCGCCGATGTAAAAGCTACTGGCGATGCTGCTTTGCGCAAGTACACACTGCAGTTCGACAAAGTAACGCTGACGGACATCCGCGTAACCACAGCTGAATTTGAAGCAGCAGATGCCATCCTGGATGAATCACTGAAAAACGCTATCCGGCAGGCTGCGCTGAACATAGAAGCTTTTCACCGGGCGCAGGTAGAATCTGTTACCCTCATAGAAACCATGCCGGGAGTGCAATGCTGGCGCAAGCCCGTAGGTATTGAAAAGGTGGGTTTATATATCCCGGGCGGTACTGCTCCTTTATTCTCTACCATCCTGATGCTGGCGATTCCTGCAAGACTGGCCGGTTGTAATGAAATAGTGCTTTGCACTCCTCCCGGCAAAGATGGCCTCGTCCATCCTGCAGTATTGTGGGCTGCACATTTCACGGGTATCACACAGGTATTCAAAACCGGCGGGGTACAGGCTATTGGCGCAATGGCCTATGGTACAGAAAGCGTACCGAAAGTCTATAAGATCTTCGGACCGGGCAATCAGTATGTGACCTGTGCCAAACAATTGGTGAACAGTGCCGGCACTGCCATCGATATGCCGGCAGGACCTTCTGAAGTAGCGGTATTTGCAGACGATGCATGTGTGCCCGCATTTGTAGCGGCAGACTTATTATCCCAGGCAGAACATGGTGCGGATAGCCAGGTATTGCTGGTGACCACCTCTGAAAAGGTGATCGTGGAAGTGGAGAAAGAAGTAGCAGCGCAACTGGCTTTGCTGCCGCGTAAAGACCTGGCCGCTAAAGCACTGGACAATAGCAAACTGATCCTTGTGAAAGACAGGGATGAAGCCATGGATATGCTCAACGCTTATGCACCGGAACACCTGATCATGGCCTGTGAAAATGATGAAGCTCTAGCTACCCGTGTAATAAATGCAGGTTCCGTATTCCTGGGGAATTATTCTCCGGAAAGCGCTGGGGATTATGCTTCCGGAACCAATCATACTTTACCTACCAATGGTTATGCCACTGCCTACAGTGGTGTGAGTGTAGATAGTTTTGTGAAGAAGATCACTTTCCAGCGCCTCACCCGCGAAGGCCTGCTGGCATTAGCCCCTTCCATTGAAGCCATGGCTGCTGCAGAAGGACTGGACGCACACAAGAACGCGGTAAGTATTCGTATAAAATCTAATTAA
- a CDS encoding anthranilate synthase component I family protein, giving the protein MKKIQVKTRSKQMLADVFTPVSIYLRIRDKFPGSILLESTDSHASENSFSFIGIKPIAGIEVTSTDIFEFKYPGQPVERKQLKSSKEVVKEMDAFLKSFSFSEKSPVPYAEGLFGYSTYDSVQFFEKIVFKKREKAGNTIPLMRYRFYQYVIAINHFKDELHLIENQVDGQESEFEYLESLIRNKDFPGYTFAGKGEEKSNLTNEQYMEMVEKGKQHCFRGDVFQIVLSRAFSREFSGDEFNVYRALRSINPSPYLFYFDYGDYKLMGSSPEAQLIIKDRKAVIHPIAGTFKRTGNDEQDKELAAQLLEDPKENAEHVMLVDLARNDLSRKASEVEVETYRQIKYYSHVIHLVSEVTGQLPENSNPFEILAATFPAGTLSGAPKYKAMELIDSYEPTARGFYGGCVGFVGFNGNFNHAIMIRSILSRNNTLYYQAGAGIVAKSVASSELEEVNNKLNALKQAIILAQNI; this is encoded by the coding sequence ATGAAAAAAATTCAGGTAAAAACACGATCCAAACAAATGCTGGCAGATGTATTCACACCTGTAAGCATCTACCTCCGCATCCGGGACAAATTCCCCGGCTCCATCCTCCTGGAGAGCACTGACTCTCACGCCAGTGAGAACAGCTTCTCGTTTATAGGTATCAAACCTATTGCAGGGATTGAAGTAACCTCCACGGATATCTTCGAATTCAAGTACCCCGGCCAGCCCGTAGAGAGAAAGCAGTTGAAGAGCAGCAAGGAAGTGGTGAAAGAAATGGATGCTTTCCTGAAGAGTTTTTCATTCAGTGAAAAGTCCCCGGTGCCATATGCAGAAGGCCTCTTCGGCTACAGTACCTACGACTCCGTGCAATTCTTTGAGAAGATCGTGTTTAAAAAACGGGAGAAAGCAGGCAATACCATTCCCCTGATGCGCTACCGTTTTTACCAGTATGTAATTGCCATCAACCATTTCAAAGATGAACTCCACCTCATAGAGAACCAGGTAGATGGCCAGGAAAGCGAGTTTGAATACCTCGAATCCCTCATCCGCAATAAGGATTTCCCCGGTTATACCTTCGCCGGAAAAGGCGAAGAAAAAAGCAATCTCACCAATGAGCAATACATGGAAATGGTGGAGAAAGGCAAACAACACTGCTTCCGCGGAGATGTATTCCAGATAGTACTCTCCCGTGCATTCAGCCGTGAATTCTCCGGAGATGAATTCAATGTATACCGTGCGTTGCGTTCCATCAACCCTTCTCCCTATCTCTTCTATTTTGATTACGGCGATTATAAATTAATGGGTTCTTCTCCGGAAGCACAACTGATCATCAAAGATCGCAAAGCAGTGATCCACCCTATAGCAGGTACTTTCAAACGTACCGGCAACGATGAGCAGGATAAGGAACTGGCAGCACAGCTACTGGAAGATCCAAAAGAAAATGCAGAACATGTGATGCTGGTGGACCTTGCAAGAAATGACCTCAGCAGGAAGGCATCGGAAGTAGAAGTAGAAACCTATCGCCAGATCAAATACTACTCACATGTGATCCACCTCGTAAGTGAAGTAACAGGGCAATTGCCGGAGAACAGCAATCCCTTTGAAATACTGGCCGCTACTTTCCCCGCAGGCACTTTGTCCGGCGCACCCAAGTACAAAGCCATGGAACTGATCGATAGTTATGAACCTACTGCAAGAGGTTTCTACGGCGGCTGTGTAGGTTTTGTAGGATTCAACGGCAACTTCAATCATGCTATTATGATCCGTTCTATCCTGAGCAGGAATAATACTTTATACTACCAGGCGGGAGCAGGTATTGTGGCTAAATCAGTGGCCAGTTCAGAACTGGAGGAAGTGAACAATAAACTCAACGCATTAAAACAGGCCATTATCCTGGCGCAAAATATTTGA
- a CDS encoding sensor histidine kinase, with product MAQKNILNNSWVVNTLFLIVLLTVMVLVNMQYEPINNVRLYLNNGVSVIFIYVMCAVHNKYMLNMLIMKRLYWQYLGLLVGWLAFTTWGSYTLRVNIFRTDMDMIWVSDLVFSLACLLIGIGLWFLYRQATWHTLELRNSLLMRDKEIQYLQSQLNPHFFFNTLNNLYGVSLRYPNKTPELILSISELLRYQLQSSRKQLVPLEDELQFVRNYVHLERARVRQRCQVSFKKKGSEKDLLITPLILITFVENAFKYAPSSIQASYIKVELEIKGETLLLKIRNTVPENKQSVSSTGVGLNNVKQRLALAYAKRHTLVTHEENNIYYTELLLTLERHASTPLPDRR from the coding sequence ATGGCTCAGAAAAATATACTTAATAACAGCTGGGTGGTGAATACGCTCTTCCTGATCGTGCTCCTTACCGTGATGGTGCTGGTGAACATGCAGTACGAGCCCATCAATAATGTGCGGTTGTACCTGAACAACGGAGTGTCTGTTATTTTCATTTATGTGATGTGCGCGGTCCACAATAAATACATGCTGAACATGCTGATCATGAAACGGCTGTACTGGCAGTATTTAGGACTATTGGTTGGCTGGCTGGCCTTTACCACCTGGGGCTCTTATACTTTAAGGGTAAATATCTTCCGCACGGATATGGACATGATCTGGGTGAGCGACCTGGTATTTTCCCTGGCCTGCCTGCTGATCGGCATCGGGTTATGGTTCCTTTACCGGCAGGCTACCTGGCATACCCTGGAATTAAGGAATTCGCTGCTGATGCGGGATAAGGAGATCCAATACCTGCAAAGCCAGCTGAACCCGCATTTCTTCTTCAATACCCTCAACAACCTGTATGGCGTAAGTCTCCGTTATCCCAATAAAACGCCGGAACTGATCCTCAGCATTTCCGAACTGCTGCGTTACCAGTTACAAAGCTCCCGCAAGCAATTGGTGCCACTGGAAGATGAGTTGCAGTTTGTGCGGAACTATGTACACCTGGAAAGAGCGAGGGTAAGGCAAAGATGCCAGGTGAGCTTTAAAAAGAAAGGGAGTGAAAAAGACCTGCTGATCACGCCGCTGATCCTGATCACTTTTGTGGAGAATGCATTCAAATATGCGCCTTCCAGTATCCAGGCCTCCTACATCAAAGTAGAACTGGAGATCAAAGGGGAAACTTTGCTGCTCAAGATCCGCAACACCGTTCCGGAAAATAAACAATCCGTATCTTCGACCGGCGTAGGATTGAACAATGTGAAACAGCGGCTTGCCCTTGCCTATGCGAAACGGCATACGCTGGTCACCCATGAAGAGAACAACATTTATTACACAGAACTGCTTTTAACTTTAGAACGCCATGCAAGTACTCCGTTGCCTGATCGTAGATGA
- a CDS encoding phosphoribosylanthranilate isomerase: MKIKVCGITKRSDLETLVELGADYAGFIFYNRSPRFVGNKLDGRTVREAGKNIGKVGVFVNADVQQVLQTVKDYGLDAVQLHGDESIAFCQQVRLTVPVIKVFPVDANGFQNAAPYLPHSDYFLFDTAGKEYGGTGKQFNWELLDNYNLDKPFFLSGGIGPDDVEAIQRWHHPSLFALDVNSRFEISPGVKDMEKVAIFLKAIKKELVK, from the coding sequence ATGAAAATAAAAGTATGTGGCATCACTAAACGAAGTGACCTGGAAACCCTCGTGGAACTGGGTGCGGACTATGCCGGTTTTATTTTCTATAACAGGTCGCCACGTTTTGTAGGTAACAAACTGGATGGCCGCACTGTGCGGGAAGCCGGTAAGAACATTGGCAAAGTAGGGGTATTTGTAAATGCGGATGTACAGCAGGTATTGCAAACGGTGAAAGACTATGGTCTGGATGCCGTACAGCTGCATGGTGATGAATCCATTGCCTTCTGCCAGCAGGTTAGATTGACGGTGCCTGTGATTAAAGTGTTCCCTGTTGACGCAAATGGTTTTCAGAATGCAGCACCTTATCTGCCACATAGTGACTACTTCCTGTTCGATACCGCGGGTAAAGAATACGGTGGCACAGGCAAACAATTCAACTGGGAACTGCTGGATAATTACAACCTGGATAAACCCTTCTTCCTGAGCGGGGGAATTGGTCCGGATGATGTGGAAGCCATACAGCGATGGCACCACCCATCATTGTTCGCACTGGATGTGAACAGCCGGTTTGAAATTTCACCCGGTGTAAAAGACATGGAGAAAGTAGCCATCTTTCTGAAAGCAATTAAAAAAGAACTCGTAAAATAA
- the trpC gene encoding indole-3-glycerol phosphate synthase TrpC, with amino-acid sequence MKDILAEIVASKITEVADRKKVRPVEELEGASMFSREPLSLRSFLTLPDRTGIIAEFKRQSPSKGIINGTALVQDVTTAYARSGASGLSILTDQIYFGGSMDDLQQARAVNNIPILRKDFVIDEYQIVEAKAIGADVILLIAECLSKEEVKHLAAFAHNLGLEVLLEVHSGEQLEKITPHTHLVGINNRDLKTFKVDIHRSMELLKQIPAGHSKVAESGMDDTDTIITLKKAGFDGFLIGEHFMRDENPGSAFESFAEVLKTKLAAL; translated from the coding sequence ATGAAGGATATCTTAGCTGAAATAGTGGCCAGTAAAATTACGGAAGTGGCCGACCGCAAGAAAGTAAGACCTGTGGAGGAACTGGAAGGTGCTTCCATGTTCAGCCGCGAACCACTTTCTCTCCGCAGTTTCCTCACCCTGCCTGACCGTACCGGCATTATTGCCGAGTTCAAAAGGCAGTCACCCTCCAAAGGCATCATCAATGGTACAGCCCTGGTTCAGGATGTTACCACTGCTTATGCAAGGAGCGGTGCATCCGGCCTGAGTATACTTACTGACCAGATCTATTTCGGCGGCTCTATGGATGATCTCCAGCAAGCCCGCGCTGTGAATAATATTCCCATCCTCCGCAAAGATTTTGTGATAGATGAATACCAGATCGTAGAAGCCAAAGCGATCGGTGCAGATGTGATCCTGCTCATCGCAGAATGCCTCAGCAAAGAAGAAGTGAAACATCTCGCTGCTTTTGCCCATAATCTGGGATTGGAAGTACTGCTGGAAGTACACAGCGGAGAGCAACTGGAAAAGATCACGCCGCACACACATTTAGTAGGCATCAACAACCGCGATCTGAAAACATTCAAAGTAGATATTCACCGTTCCATGGAGCTACTCAAACAAATACCTGCCGGGCACAGCAAAGTAGCAGAAAGCGGCATGGATGATACAGACACTATCATCACCCTGAAGAAAGCAGGCTTTGACGGTTTCCTGATCGGGGAACATTTCATGAGAGATGAAAACCCGGGCAGTGCATTTGAATCATTTGCAGAAGTACTTAAAACAAAACTCGCAGCCTTATGA
- the trpD gene encoding anthranilate phosphoribosyltransferase codes for MKKILNYLFEHKTFSREGAKEILTNISKGVYNESELAAFMTVFLMRSITIEELLGFRDALLELCVPINLNGHAVLDIVGTGGDGKNTFNVSTLSCFIVAGAGGKVAKHGNYGVSSISGASNVMESVGYKFKADQGKLTQEVEEAGICFLHAPLFHPALKNVAPVRRQLGVRTFFNMLGPLVNPAFADHQLIGVYSLEMARIYNYLFQQTDKRFAIVHSLDGYDEISLTGDTRIITNKGEQDWTPEALGKRKVHPEDIYGGNSIEEAAKIFMKVLKGEGSWAQHSVVMANAAMGLFCLEKYPTYDDCFQAAVESLESGAAYKSFQKLIALQ; via the coding sequence ATGAAAAAGATACTCAACTATCTGTTCGAACATAAAACCTTCAGCCGGGAGGGGGCCAAAGAGATCCTGACAAATATCTCCAAAGGCGTGTATAACGAAAGTGAGCTGGCTGCTTTCATGACGGTATTCCTCATGCGCAGCATCACTATCGAAGAACTGCTGGGTTTCCGCGATGCCTTGCTGGAACTCTGCGTACCCATTAACCTGAATGGCCATGCCGTACTGGATATTGTAGGTACAGGCGGGGACGGGAAGAATACTTTCAACGTATCCACGCTGTCCTGCTTCATTGTAGCCGGTGCCGGCGGAAAGGTAGCGAAACACGGTAACTATGGCGTATCTTCGATCAGCGGCGCTTCCAACGTAATGGAATCTGTAGGATACAAGTTCAAGGCAGACCAGGGCAAATTAACGCAGGAAGTGGAAGAGGCAGGTATCTGTTTCTTACACGCCCCGCTCTTTCACCCGGCCCTGAAAAATGTTGCCCCTGTCCGCCGCCAGTTAGGTGTTCGTACTTTCTTTAATATGCTGGGCCCCCTGGTGAATCCTGCATTTGCGGACCATCAGCTGATTGGTGTGTACAGCCTGGAAATGGCACGTATTTACAATTACCTGTTCCAGCAAACGGACAAACGTTTTGCGATTGTTCACAGCCTGGATGGTTATGATGAGATCTCCCTCACCGGCGATACCCGCATCATCACCAACAAAGGAGAACAGGACTGGACGCCCGAAGCATTAGGCAAACGCAAAGTACATCCTGAAGATATTTACGGCGGTAACTCCATAGAGGAAGCTGCAAAGATATTTATGAAAGTATTGAAGGGAGAAGGAAGCTGGGCGCAACATTCCGTAGTAATGGCCAATGCCGCTATGGGATTGTTCTGCCTGGAGAAATATCCTACCTACGATGACTGTTTCCAGGCTGCGGTGGAATCACTGGAATCCGGCGCTGCTTATAAATCGTTCCAGAAACTGATCGCGTTACAATAA
- the hisG gene encoding ATP phosphoribosyltransferase, whose translation MKLRIAIQKSGRLHEDSIKLLKECGIDINNGVNKLKTEATNFPLEVFFLRDDDIPQYVEDGVADIGIVGENVVLEKSRPPIRTVEKLGFGKCRLAMAVPKSMEYNSIKDLDGQRIATSYPGILGDFLTKMGITAEIHEISGSVEIAPGIGLADAICDLVSSGSTLFMNGLKEVETVLRSEAILVANDKLTAEQQQILAKLIFRIQAVKKAKNNKYILLNAPNDKLSEIIGLLPGMKSPTVLPLAEAGWSSVHSVLNENEFWDIIESLKDAGAQGILVVPIEKMVV comes from the coding sequence ATGAAACTGCGTATTGCCATTCAGAAATCAGGTCGCCTGCACGAAGATTCTATCAAACTGCTGAAAGAATGCGGGATAGACATCAATAACGGCGTGAACAAACTCAAAACGGAAGCCACTAACTTTCCGCTGGAAGTATTCTTCCTGCGGGACGATGATATTCCGCAATACGTGGAAGACGGCGTAGCGGACATCGGTATCGTGGGAGAGAACGTAGTGCTGGAAAAGAGCCGTCCGCCTATTCGTACGGTGGAAAAACTGGGCTTCGGCAAATGCCGTTTAGCCATGGCAGTTCCCAAATCCATGGAGTACAACTCTATCAAAGACCTGGATGGCCAGCGTATTGCAACCAGCTATCCCGGCATCCTGGGCGATTTCCTCACCAAAATGGGCATTACAGCTGAGATCCACGAGATCAGCGGTTCTGTGGAAATAGCGCCTGGTATTGGTTTGGCAGATGCTATCTGCGACCTCGTGAGCAGCGGTTCCACCCTGTTTATGAATGGCCTGAAAGAAGTGGAAACAGTTTTAAGGTCTGAAGCCATCCTGGTGGCAAACGACAAACTCACTGCCGAACAGCAGCAGATCCTGGCCAAACTGATCTTCCGCATCCAGGCGGTGAAGAAAGCCAAGAACAACAAATACATCCTGCTTAACGCACCCAATGATAAACTCTCTGAGATCATTGGCCTGCTGCCGGGTATGAAAAGTCCCACTGTACTGCCTTTGGCAGAAGCCGGCTGGAGTTCTGTACACTCCGTACTGAATGAAAACGAATTCTGGGATATCATTGAAAGCCTCAAAGATGCCGGTGCACAAGGCATCCTGGTGGTACCGATCGAGAAAATGGTTGTTTAA
- the hisB gene encoding bifunctional histidinol-phosphatase/imidazoleglycerol-phosphate dehydratase HisB → MKRVLFIDRDGTMIKEQPPTYQIDSLEKVEFYPKVFTYLGKIAAELDYELVLVTNQDGLGTASFPEETFTAPHKHIMQSFANEGIHFAAEYIDRSFPADNAPTRKPGTGMLTKYFSKDYDLANSFVIGDRITDVKLAQNLGAKAIWLNEGTGLGGAEVDNADLSGVIALESTDWAKIYEFLKIGLRKVSHVRATKETDIRIELNLDGTGKANIHTGLAFFDHMLDQIARHGSIDLDITAKGDLHIDEHHTIEDTGIALGEAFALGLADKKGMERYGFCLPMDDCLAQVGIDFGGRNWIVWDAEFKREKVGDMPTEMFFHFFKSFSDAAKCNLNIKAEGENEHHKIEAIFKAFAKAIKMAVKRNPDNMQLPSTKGVL, encoded by the coding sequence ATGAAAAGAGTCCTATTCATAGACCGGGATGGCACCATGATCAAAGAACAACCACCAACCTACCAGATAGACAGTCTGGAAAAAGTGGAGTTCTATCCCAAAGTATTCACTTACCTCGGCAAAATAGCCGCAGAGCTGGACTACGAACTGGTACTGGTAACCAACCAGGATGGATTAGGCACAGCCTCCTTTCCTGAAGAAACCTTCACCGCCCCGCACAAACACATCATGCAAAGCTTCGCAAATGAAGGCATTCATTTCGCAGCAGAATATATAGACAGGAGCTTCCCTGCTGATAATGCCCCCACCCGGAAACCCGGCACAGGCATGCTCACCAAATACTTCTCCAAAGACTACGACCTCGCCAACTCCTTTGTGATCGGCGACAGGATCACAGATGTGAAACTGGCGCAGAACCTGGGTGCCAAAGCCATCTGGCTGAATGAAGGAACCGGCCTCGGCGGAGCGGAAGTAGACAACGCAGACCTGAGTGGCGTTATCGCCCTGGAGTCTACGGACTGGGCAAAGATCTACGAGTTCCTCAAGATCGGCCTCAGAAAGGTAAGCCATGTAAGAGCCACCAAGGAAACGGATATCCGTATCGAACTGAACCTGGATGGTACTGGCAAAGCCAATATCCACACAGGCCTGGCCTTCTTTGACCATATGCTGGACCAGATAGCCCGCCACGGCAGCATTGATCTGGACATCACCGCCAAAGGAGACCTGCATATCGATGAACACCATACTATAGAAGATACCGGCATCGCACTGGGAGAGGCTTTTGCCTTAGGTCTGGCAGACAAAAAAGGCATGGAAAGATATGGCTTCTGCCTGCCCATGGATGATTGCCTGGCACAGGTAGGGATTGATTTCGGCGGCCGCAACTGGATCGTTTGGGACGCAGAATTCAAAAGGGAGAAAGTAGGGGATATGCCCACGGAAATGTTCTTCCACTTCTTCAAATCCTTCTCAGACGCGGCTAAATGTAACCTGAACATCAAAGCGGAAGGGGAGAATGAGCACCATAAGATAGAAGCGATCTTCAAAGCCTTTGCAAAGGCTATCAAGATGGCCGTGAAGCGGAATCCTGACAATATGCAGTTACCAAGCACAAAAGGGGTTTTATAA
- the hisC gene encoding histidinol-phosphate transaminase: protein MFDLNSLLRDNIKRLVPYSSARDEFKGEASVFLDANENSYGSPLATDYNRYPDPLQWKVKYRLADIKGVPPQNIFLGNGSDEAIDVLFRAFCRPGIDNVVLCPPTYGMYEVSANINDVTIRKATLTENFQLDLPAIEAAIDDNTKLIFICSPNNPTANAINRQDIEVVLNNFHGIVVVDEAYINFSKQKTLIQELTEYPNLVILQTLSKAWGLAALRVGMAFASEDIINVFNKVKPPYNINQASQELALEALNNIDQVNAWIRETVLERDKLEFALKALPIVEKVYPSDANFLLAKTTDAKGIYNHLIEKGIVVRDRSKVELCVGCLRITVGTPAENVELINTLQTFAAAKN, encoded by the coding sequence ATGTTCGATCTTAATAGTCTCTTAAGAGATAATATCAAAAGACTGGTCCCTTACTCTTCCGCACGCGATGAGTTCAAAGGAGAAGCATCTGTATTCCTTGATGCCAATGAAAACAGCTACGGCTCTCCCTTAGCCACAGATTACAACCGTTATCCGGATCCTCTGCAATGGAAGGTGAAATACCGCCTGGCTGATATCAAAGGGGTACCGCCACAGAATATTTTCCTCGGTAACGGCAGTGATGAAGCCATTGATGTATTATTCCGCGCATTTTGTCGCCCCGGCATTGATAACGTGGTATTGTGCCCGCCCACATACGGTATGTATGAAGTGAGCGCAAACATCAATGATGTGACTATCCGCAAAGCCACACTCACCGAAAATTTCCAGCTGGACCTCCCAGCTATTGAAGCAGCCATTGACGACAATACCAAACTGATCTTCATCTGTTCTCCCAACAACCCCACGGCGAATGCCATCAACCGGCAGGACATTGAAGTAGTACTGAATAACTTCCACGGCATCGTAGTAGTGGATGAAGCATACATTAACTTCTCCAAACAAAAAACATTGATCCAGGAACTCACGGAGTATCCTAACCTCGTGATCCTGCAAACCCTTTCCAAAGCGTGGGGCCTGGCTGCATTGCGGGTAGGGATGGCTTTTGCAAGCGAGGATATCATCAATGTGTTCAATAAAGTAAAACCGCCTTACAATATCAACCAGGCCTCACAGGAACTGGCATTGGAAGCGTTGAACAACATAGACCAGGTGAATGCCTGGATCAGGGAAACAGTACTGGAGCGGGATAAGCTGGAGTTTGCATTGAAAGCATTGCCGATCGTAGAGAAAGTTTACCCCAGTGATGCTAACTTCCTGCTGGCTAAAACAACAGATGCAAAAGGGATTTACAATCATCTCATAGAAAAAGGCATTGTGGTGCGGGATCGTTCTAAAGTGGAGCTTTGTGTGGGATGCCTTCGTATAACGGTAGGTACACCGGCTGAGAATGTTGAATTAATTAACACTTTACAGACTTTCGCCGCCGCTAAAAATTAA
- a CDS encoding anthranilate synthase component II, producing MKILVFDNYDSFTYNLVHLVEKIINDKVTVVRNDEIKLEEVDQYDKIILSPGPGIPVEAGLLLPLIKQYAATKSIFGVCLGQQAIGEAFGAKLTNLKEVYHGIATPVKVTSRSGRIFNNLPDELEVGRYHSWVVDESTLPAELEVTARDEHGYIMALQHKKYDVSGVQFHPESVLTPEGEQILRNWLAL from the coding sequence ATGAAGATCCTGGTGTTCGATAATTACGATTCATTCACTTACAACCTGGTACACCTTGTTGAAAAGATCATCAATGATAAAGTAACAGTAGTGAGGAATGATGAGATCAAACTGGAAGAAGTAGATCAGTACGATAAGATCATCCTTTCCCCTGGTCCCGGTATCCCGGTAGAAGCAGGTTTGCTGTTGCCTTTGATCAAACAATATGCTGCTACCAAATCCATCTTTGGTGTATGCCTTGGCCAGCAGGCTATTGGCGAAGCATTTGGTGCAAAACTCACCAACCTGAAAGAAGTGTATCATGGCATAGCCACCCCGGTGAAAGTAACTTCCCGCAGCGGAAGGATCTTTAACAACCTGCCGGATGAACTGGAAGTAGGGCGGTATCATTCCTGGGTAGTGGATGAATCCACATTACCCGCGGAACTGGAAGTAACGGCAAGGGATGAACACGGTTATATCATGGCTTTGCAGCATAAAAAGTATGATGTAAGCGGTGTGCAGTTCCACCCGGAAAGTGTGCTGACGCCGGAAGGAGAACAAATTTTACGCAACTGGTTAGCCCTTTAA